The following are encoded together in the Phaseolus vulgaris cultivar G19833 chromosome 9, P. vulgaris v2.0, whole genome shotgun sequence genome:
- the LOC137820728 gene encoding uncharacterized protein: METVEIVHSYHCEMRTEEVGVKIKLRDILRIDVTIIVRYYNHHLSVIETSTLLKSSTPISYQNFFENSIDFLRSVLFDPRCSYCFSQEMVDPVSEKIVNMIKVVLEFGDGPESVDSECKELPLNIDIIVDVVPDVESEEEEEGEEIEEEEMEHYAVTIPASAEAIDSLKTFSISPFLKKKTHKCNICLENVRFKDNEENMKLSSLPCKHVFHHLCIVKWLQTSHTCPLCRYPMPIDNN; the protein is encoded by the coding sequence ATGGAAACCGTAGAAATAGTACATTCGTACCACTGTGAGATGCGAACTGAAGAAGTGGGAGTGAAGATCAAACTCAGAGACATATTGAGGATTGATGTGACTATCATTGTTCGATATTATAATCATCATCTAAGTGTTATTGAAACATCAACCTTATTAAAAAGTTCAACTCCCATTAGCTATCAAAATTTCTTTGAAAATAGTATAGATTTCTTAAGGAGTGTGTTGTTCGACCCACGCTGTTCTTACTGCTTCAGCCAAGAAATGGTTGATCCAGTATCagaaaaaattgttaatatgaTTAAAGTAGTCTTGGAATTTGGTGATGGTCCTGAGTCAGTAGATTCAGAATGCAAAGAATTGCCTTTGAATATAGACATCATTGTGGATGTAGTTCCAGATGTAGAAagcgaagaggaagaggaaggggaagagatagaggaagaagagatGGAGCATTATGCAGTAACGATTCCAGCATCTGCAGAAGCTATTGATTCCCTTAAAACGTTCTCAATTTCACcttttttgaaaaagaaaactcATAAGTGCAATATTTGCTTGGAAAATGTTCGTTTTAAAGataatgaagaaaatatgaagTTATCGTCGTTGCCATGTAAACATGTTTTTCATCATCTCTGTATTGTAAAGTGGTTGCAGACAAGTCACACTTGTCCGTTATGTCGTTATCCTATGCCGATTGATAATaactga
- the LOC137820529 gene encoding thaumatin-like protein 1b — protein sequence MDQLKLSLQFLQTLHLLLLASGAVATTTFTVVNKCDYTVWPGILSNTGIAELPTTGFLLQPGDSKTVTAPTSWGGRLWGRTLCTQDAAGKFSCVTGDCGSGKLECAGNGALPPATLAEFTLDADGGLDFFDVSLVDGYNVPMLVAPKGGSGNNCTSTGCVGDLNGACPSELRVTSVDGKQGVACKSACEAFGSPQYCCKGAFGTPNTCKPTAYSQIFKNACPRAYSYAYDDKTSTFTCASSADYTITFCPSPKDNPSQKSWQGQNPKSDSSGSSSSSDSPPLNNGTMVYVGAMDESELSWSVGTHVSVKESQAIAGFVSITIALWLLCHL from the exons ATGGATCAACTCAAACTATCACTTCAATTTTTACAAACACTTCATCTGTTACTGTTAGCATCAG GTGCCGTAGCAACAACAACGTTCACAGTGGTTAACAAATGCGATTACACAGTGTGGCCAGGCATTCTCTCAAACACAGGAATCGCGGAGCTTCCAACAACCGGTTTCCTTCTCCAACCCGGCGACTCCAAAACCGTAACTGCTCCAACCTCCTGGGGTGGCCGTTTATGGGGCCGCACTCTCTGCACGCAAGACGCCGCCGGAAAATTCTCCTGCGTGACCGGCGATTGTGGCTCCGGCAAGCTCGAATGTGCGGGCAACGGCGCTTTGCCACCGGCGACCTTGGCCGAGTTCACCCTCGACGCCGACGGAGGCCTCGATTTCTTCGACGTGAGCCTCGTGGACGGTTACAACGTGCCGATGCTGGTGGCTCCCAAGGGTGGGTCCGGCAATAACTGCACCAGCACGGGGTGCGTTGGAGACCTCAACGGCGCGTGTCCTTCGGAGCTTAGGGTTACGAGCGTGGATGGAAAACAGGGCGTGGCATGTAAGAGCGCGTGCGAGGCGTTCGGGTCCCCGCAGTATTGCTGCAAAGGCGCGTTTGGGACGCccaacacttgcaagcctacgGCGTATTCGCAGATTTTCAAGAACGCTTGCCCACGCGCCTACAGCTACGCGTACGATGACAAGACCAGCACTTTTACATGCGCTTCTTCTGCGGATTACACGATCACTTTTTGCCCTTCCCCTAAAGATAACCCCAG TCAGAAATCGTGGCAGGGGCAAAACCCGAAATCAGATAGCAgtggttcttcttcttcttctgattCGCCGCCACTTAACAATGGGACAATGGTGTATGTAGGTGCCATGGATGAAAGTGAATTATCATGGTCAGTAGGTACCCATGTGAGTGTGAAGGAATCTCAAGCCATTGCTGGTTTTGTCAGTATCACCATTGCTCTTTGGCTCTTGTGCCACTTATAG